Within the Peromyscus maniculatus bairdii isolate BWxNUB_F1_BW_parent chromosome 2, HU_Pman_BW_mat_3.1, whole genome shotgun sequence genome, the region ACAAGAAGGTTTTACACATctacaaagccagcttggtatatttgggaatttgggtgtagcttctcttactacttcctgctggacggggcactgtatcttatggggacagaaagaaaaatttaggattatggagaagtccgtgagggtgtatcgtctgagccagttgccttgaaatgattctggatgttggatcatctgggccatggtgtcatcggagacctttcagggggtcttggctggtcaaacctgatgtatcttaatctggaacaaatccatagcctctggctttctgtggagacaaaagcagagcctcctttccaaagcaacatatccttacatccaaattttgaaatcaaggtacctttaaaatatacattttggtataactcaacaacttttgcaatcaaatgtttttcttcagttacaaatatcaaagagaacatgatccagattctctgtgtgatagccatctttatgtggcttattttttatattaccttaagcctattgctttaaactgcagccttttaagcctgaaacggcgttgtggctgctggctccgcccacttcagcttcccaacatggcgctggtatgttttctgccagctctgggagccatcaactctcagaaatagtgggtctatgcttctatcaaggcagcatgtagcccagaaacctctttttgttttgtactagcaaaggctaaatccaccatgcagcttaatgtgccacttgcagaggcctcattcctgccatattgCAGGTAGAGTGCACACAACAGGGACACACCATAGTAgctagtagctcaaacacgcatgctgccgctaacttgaaagagacaactaggaactgtttttagctctgttttagaatctttttactcaggttttaggtggaaactcttgctgacacgttgggcgccatttgtagatgtaaccaaccgtcttattaaataagaaacacagaaccaatgtaaaagagaaagccaagagatcagagctcagtgctaaaatctcacccttcctcctgcggtggtcttagcttcccgaaagagagctatttccatctgtgtaagtcgtttcatagtcattctgccttctcattggttgtaaacccaaacaggtgactgcctcatcactgtctgtatgtacagccccccccccaggtcttaaaggcatatgtctccaatgctggctgtatccctgaacacacagagatctatgggattaaaggtgtgtgccaccaccgccacgctctgtctatggctctaatagctctgaccccctggcaactttatttattaacatacaatcaaaatcacatttcagtacaattagaataccaccacactgggaaGTGCCCTTGCATGGTACCTGAAATTGGAGCAGAAGTTGAGAGGTTCTGGAGACCCCAGCTCCCTTCACCTCCAGCATTGCATCACTGACATAAGAGGTCATCATGTTTTCCCACAGACCACACCGAGTTTATCTGTGAAGTTAGTTCTCTGAGCTGTACTGTTACTGTTCCACAATCGATCAGCTTACTTCTGTCCTGACAACATGCGCTGTGCTACTGAGCATATAGGCCGCAGCCTTCTGTTGTCTCTACTGTCATGTTATCCATAGTTAGCACGCTTTGTGTTCGTTTATAGGTATGCTGTTGTGTTCTGGGAGCTATACATAATACACATTACATGCTGCCTTCTAGGTAGAGGCACCAACATATCAGACCATGGCCACAGAACTTGTATTTCTTCTCTCTAGACAAATCACTTTCCCACCTCCTGCTCTCAGGCTGGACCACACTACTTATTTGCCAAGAGAAAGTGGACAGAGAAGCAGGTTACTCTTGAGAAGCTGAGTCATTGTGAGTTTCTCTActgttcctttccttctcttctaggATGACTGGTGGAGCCCACTaagtttcctagtggctgtacccagcaggactgcatgggaggttgattggaccacaggtctgggtaccaggtgtttgtaagggtctaactagcaagggggaggtctttttctccaccccttgacattgttataaataaacctttggaataaagtcctgggctggtggataaggatccaggcccccTCAAATCTAtcctgtgtcttctctctgtttctctctccttattTTCAACTAAGTTTCTTATCCCtcaatcctcaagagttcctgaggtaaataagtgtggggacTGGTCCTCTACAGATGGTGCCtgaacagagacaaagaaaaagtttttaaaaaaaaaaaaaaaaaaaaaaaaaagatccctagGACTTGGCGAAAGGATTGCAGGGGCATTGCGAGTGTAGGCATGCCGCTAAGGAATTGAAAAATGAAGGCAACGGTGTTTTATTCTCGGGTGTATAGGCTAGGCAGTGAGGGAAATGCCACGAGGCTGCAGCaggatctctctttctctctcttctctctctttgctgtctattaaaaaaataaggaaggtagAGTGTAGCAATATAGTGCAGGACCTATTGAATATAACTAAGACTTAGGTGAGGTTTAGTCTTAAGTGAGACTTAGGTAAGGTTTATAAATATAGGTTTACAGTAGCCCTATAGAAAGTTTGCTAAGAGATTCTTCCTAGTGTAAGTTagttaagagtaagaagtaatATATCTCTTtcaggtgtttgctaagttagaaaAAAGTACTAGAGTAGTCCTATAGAGTGTTAGTTTATTATGTAGGCTTGAATAAtagaatgtaagtttaaatagGTCATAGATTTAGTATAAAGTGAGTCAGAGAAATTCAGGTTTAGAATTTATAGGCTTTGGGTTTAAGGAATGgtgaaaaaaaagtaatttaaagtaGGTTTTCCCAACCTTGGACTCGGAGAGCAATGTCCATGGTAGACTGTGGACTTGGAAGTTTCAAAAACCACCAATAACAAGAAACAGCTCCAAagactgccagcttcagaaaATAGCAGCCAGAGGGTCTCGGAAGCTTAGATCCTCAAGGCATCAATGCCGTGCAGATGGCAGATGCACTAGGGTCTACAAGCTTTCTACCCAAAGAAAGCCACGGTGAAAAATGAACACGCTAAGCCACGAGAGAGGCTAATGACAAGCAGCAGTTTGGAAAACCCTGCAGAGATGCTGCACTGCAGGAAAGGTGAACAGCAAGATTCTGCAACCTCTGAGACACTACACCGTGAGAAAGGCAAACGGTGGAGAAAGCCCAGCGGTTTGCGTCGCCTCGGAAAGATAAACAGCAAGCAGAGCAGCGGTGAACAATGGAGACGGCAGAGACCAGACTGCTTCCAGGACCGGAGAATGGTGTCAGTGCCGGACAAGCAGCTGAGACGTGGAGCAAAGCAGGAAGCTGTGGAGGTGAGAACCGTACTCCAGGCTGAACAGCCTGCCTGAAACTCTGCAGAAACTGCTGAGACTGACTGCAGCCCGAGCTCCCAGCACCGAGGCAGCCATGCAACAGGACAGCACATGGAGGACTCCGGAGACCAGGTTTGCTGAGCACTTGGACCGTCAACGGTACAGGCAATGGGTTTTCCTCCCAAAGCCTGGGTTGCCCAGGGAAGCCATAGTTTCAGCTCCTGGCAGCTGAAGGAGCCTTGAGCCCGCGTGGCTATGAGGTGAAGCTCTCTAGCCTGGTCTGGGACTGGTTACGGAAGGCTACAGACTGTAAAGCGCAGCGGTAGCTGAAAGCGGAGTCTTGCTTGAACTGAGAAGTTTTGGTTGTGGGACTTCTATTTGGAACTGTTTGCTTCAGGGTCATTACAACTCCGACAGCTATACACAGATGTAAAGGCAGCTGACAGGACAGGCCCTGTCTAAAAGAGCTCAAAGGAACTTTCAGGAATGGTACCAAAACTCTTTTTGAACTTTtgagcttaaaaaataaaatggacaatAATGATTTCATTACAATGTTACAGTTTGAATTTGCTTATGCATATAGACTCTATCAACAGGGATGACTTATGAACTACTTATAGAACTGTTTTTGTAAAAATGGAACTGGTTAAATAGAGaagtttttttaagaaaagggggagagttaatattcctcagtatatttaattttaaaaatatttttgtgttacttgagtgaattaatgttatgttttgtatagttcgAAATTGTAGGTTGAGAGTAGGCTTGTAGAAATTATTATGTTAACCTATTTATATTGATGtaccatggtttggtgaagttAAGAAAGTATTTAAGTTTAAGATGCATACATCAGAAGTTTattctatgttttgttagcaagaaatattAAGAATTTGCTTTAACATGTAAGATTGAAAAATTGTAAATATTCATAACAATATTTatattagaattatgttaacctgtttgtctttaagtttgatgtggttgcatcaagagttttttcttttgaaatataaagAAGAGGGACCTGTTGgtgcccactaggtttcctagtggctgtacccagcaagactgcatgggaggttgattggaccatgggtctgggtaccaggtgtttgtaagggtctaactagcaagagggaggtcttttgctccaccccttggcattgctataaaTAAACCTTTGGAATAAaattctgggccagtggataaggatccaggcccaccagAGTCTATCctatgttttctctctgtttctctccactttctatttctaactaagtctcttatccctcaatcctcaagagtccctggagTAAATAAGtatggaggctggtcccccacagaTGACATGTTGGATATAAGGTTTCTCCTTCAGGATGGACATGAGACAACAGAAGGTCATCCAACCTACAGCTACAAATGAACAACAGATGAATCTTTGTAGCTATGATCCAGTAAGATTACTGAAGTGCCTGGAGTTGTACCTTAGTATAGCCAGTGAATCAAGACAGCTACATTGGTTTCACAGTGGTTTGTTCCAAGTACAATACTAGTTCATTTGCAAAGGTCAGTTGCATTCAATAAAGACACTCTGCCTTCCTTAAATACTAAATACTTCAATCGAGCTTCTCCTAGATCCTGGTTCTCTAGTCCAGCCTACCATGCCCCATCACCTTGAGAAATGCCCTCTTGATGTCTTTGTTCCGAAGACTGTACACCACGGGGTTGAGCAAGGCTGTAAAGACATTGTAAAAGAGTGAGATCTGCTTGTCTCGCTCAGGGGAGTAGCTGGAGTTGGGCCTCATGTAGATGTAAGTGCATGGACCATAGAAGAATGTGACCACAGTCAGGTGGGAGGCACAGGTAGAGAAAGCCTTGCAGCGGCCCTGGGTGGACTTGATCTTGAGAATTGTCATAGCAATACAAATGTAGGAGGCCACAATGAGGGAAATGGGAGTAACAACCACAAAAACACTCAAAACCAGATCTATCATCTCAATGAGGTGGATATCCATACAAGCCAGGCTACGCACTGAAGGACCTTCACAGAAATAGTGGTTGACCTTGTTGGGCCCACAATATGGCAGACTCATGGTGAAGAAAGTATGcagcacagaaaagaagaaaccgCAGATCCATGTCCCAGCAGCCAACCATATGCACAGTCCCCAGTTGAGGATGACAGTATAACGCAGTGGATAGCAAATGGCCACATATCTGTCATAAGCCATGACAACAAAGAAGGTGCACTCAGTCATAGCCAGGGCACCAAACACATACAtctgcagccagcagccagcaaagGAGATGGTCTGAGAGTGAGCAAGAAGATGCACCAACATCTGGGGCATGGTGGTGGTAACATAGCACATACCCAACAGGGCAAGTAtacagaggaagaagtacatgggagtgtgCAGCTGTGTGTCCAGGCAGATCAGCATGATGATGAGCCCATTGCCCAGGACTGAGCATAGGTAGATGAGAAGGAACACAATGAAGAGGATGCTGTTGGTCGTGGGGTCACTGGAGAAGCCAAGCAGGATAAACTCAGAAACCCAGCTTTGGTTCTGCCCTGGAATCATCCACATGGTGGGGCCTGTAAGGGAATCACATTCATTTATGCATCACCTGACACATGCCAGCtatagagggagaaagggaagatacaggctggtgagatggctcagaggttaggagcactgactgctgttccagGGAATCAGATAGCTCagagctgtctgtgactccagttcaagATCTTactacctcttctggcctccacaggcaagaCACACACTTGGTACATAgatatgcatgtaggcaaaaacctatatacattttcatgtatataaaaatatatacctaaaatatatacattaaaaaatatgttataattttaaaaagaaaggctgGGGTCTGGGTTCGAGCACACTGTTCAGTTTCTGTGCACACTTCTCAAGTTGCTGAACCTCCCAATGCCTCAGTCTCTTCATCTATCAAATGAGGTTGATGACACTCATGTCTCAGGATTATGATGAGTGTCTAAAGCATCTCACATAACTCTTGGAAACACCATCTAACACATGACACATCACGTGCAATCTCACACTCCCATTCCAGATCCCCACAGTAAGAAGGCTTCTAGCTACACCAGCTGAAATGATTAGCACTGGTgtcaactgagagaccctgcgCCCCAGTAAGATGAGAGCAATTGAGAAAGGATCCCATGTCAGTCTCTGAACACAAACACTGTGCAGCACAGACAGGCagaaaaagagagtgagagagagtaaACAAACAGATGAAGATGACAAACCGACGCAGGCCCACACACATCCACTCAAATGAAAAAGGACAGAAGTCCGCATGTGCAGTGCGCTGGAGACATTGCCTTCCCAGGGAGCGCTGGTGAATGTGTGGATATGAACGAAGGAATAGTCTTCCTTTTTCACTCCTACCTCCCTGCACACACAAAACATCACTTCCAGGTGTACAATAGCTTTAAGTGGCAAATCTAAAGCAACCAGATTTTTAGAATCAAACCAGATAAATATCTTTATCCTTTGGGGGTAAGCAAAAATTTCTCTAAAAGAGCCCAAAAAACATACTTTTCACACAGAGGAAAAATAATGGTAATCTAGAATAAGCAAATAAGAAGTGctcaaaatatttatacaaagaaTTGGAAAGATATATCATAACAACAGATACTCCAATGGAACAGTGAACAATATTTAAAGGGCATTTCACAAGGCAGCTGTCTAGTGAACACTGATGAGGCTCAGGTCCTCAGCACCATTTCTCATCTGGAAAGTGCAGGAGAACACCACAGTGCCAAAGCCCACCTGCTTCTTCTCCATCTCACATCCATCCCCACACACCTACCAGCATGGCCACAGTCACAGAGATCTAGTGTTGACGAGAGTAACTGGATCCGATGGGAGAGTAAATTAAAATGATCCCTTAGTGTGTGCCTGGCTGTGTTTCCTAACGTTGAACACACTTAATGCATTGCCCAGCAATGCAAATGTCAACTACAGTTCTGAAACAATGTGTAAAACACAAACGCACATAGAAACACATGCTCAGGGAAAGATATGTAAAGGAAATTTCCTAACTCTACTTAAAATAGTCTGAACTAAGGCACCACTCATGTTAATCAGCAAGACAATGGATTAAGCAGGAATTGGCTTTGATGGAGgtagaaatacaaaacaaaacaaaacaaaaaaaaaaattctacacatcctcagtcttctctttccctgtccccatcccctctcctgaCCAGTCTACTGCTCATgaccctgccctctgtccttcctttcagCCCAGGTCAGGAGCCCATCATCTCTCCCAGCAGTTCTGCATCAGCGTCCTCAGGTGCCCCTTGCCTCTAAATGTTCCTCCTTCAATAtcgtctttttattttaattttcaatatttttatcaatgtattttgattacattctttcccctccctgcacttcattctctttctcctccctctctcacttttgggacaaaacaaaacaaacaacaaaaatgaaaaagataaactacaagaaataaaatttaaacaaaaaacaacaaaatcaaacagttttgtgttggtcaacaaCCCCTGGGTATGCGGCTTGCCACGCAGTGTTACTGAATATacacagtgacactccattggaagACGCTGATTTCCCCTTTCCAAATTGGGATCAATTGCAAAGAGGTTCTTGTTTAGGGCAGGACTTCGTATCCACTTCCCCTTCTCGGTGCTGCGCAGTTGTCTGCATCAACACTTCATGTGTCTGCTAGAGTGgtttttgaaaattttcacaCTCGTCCTATCAGCCCCTGTGTAAAGCCTTTCAAACACCCACAccctgctcctctcctgcctgtggctcccattccctccctcctaccAGAGGAAAGACATCAGATCCAAACGTTCTGCTCACGGGAGACTTCAGCCTGGCACCCAGTTGTCCCCTCTTCTCCATGCACAAGTCTCCATGCCAGCACTCCCactgttctgcctgcctctgcctctctcacaACCTAAGGCATTTGCCTAGTTTCTCATCACGAAGGGGGGCCACCACCTGCACCTTGGTGCCCACAATGTGGCCACATCAGGACTCAGATCAGCCAGGAACTCCTCCCTGACTTGTGCTAACCCAGACAGGATAATTCCTGCATTTCTTGTTCACTGGCTGCTTACAATCTGAAGAATCCTAGAGGGGTCTCTTACCAATTTTGACACCAAACAGGTTGGACATACTCTCTGTTACTCTCTTGTTAACCAACCCCACACAACTAAGAAAGAAATATCTCTGACAGTATGGCTGTATGGGTGACTTCCTAACCTTTGCAATAATCAAACCAACTGATATTTATTGGGTTAATTGTATATTCTAACAATTGTTCCACTAACTTTAGTTTAAAATAACAATGATTCACTGAAG harbors:
- the LOC107399651 gene encoding olfactory receptor 2A12-like, giving the protein MSLPTSSSLETLCPTMWMIPGQNQSWVSEFILLGFSSDPTTNSILFIVFLLIYLCSVLGNGLIIMLICLDTQLHTPMYFFLCILALLGMCYVTTTMPQMLVHLLAHSQTISFAGCWLQMYVFGALAMTECTFFVVMAYDRYVAICYPLRYTVILNWGLCIWLAAGTWICGFFFSVLHTFFTMSLPYCGPNKVNHYFCEGPSVRSLACMDIHLIEMIDLVLSVFVVVTPISLIVASYICIAMTILKIKSTQGRCKAFSTCASHLTVVTFFYGPCTYIYMRPNSSYSPERDKQISLFYNVFTALLNPVVYSLRNKDIKRAFLKVMGHGRLD